The following coding sequences lie in one Haemorhous mexicanus isolate bHaeMex1 chromosome 10, bHaeMex1.pri, whole genome shotgun sequence genomic window:
- the TIPARP gene encoding protein mono-ADP-ribosyltransferase TIPARP, producing the protein MDAQPQPACVVPQAPCPAMKCSPSEDFSPRVRLAEKISPVKPCFKKKQQVQKRLDSQTLRALRPIFTSLLGAGALDGVFVPRGQRGGHGDLCEPAVKKTLDLGTSCPQTENNVTVLMPAAPDVQGQLPGARPSPGHPEQDVQSGEQGFSPETPGTAADNGNESFQDHPLHPSAGDGAACPLFPDKVLESYTSGLLQENSCPMQYNLTPSNKFSAGIFQDKSEEASLDLVFELLNQLQYHTHQEDGIEICVDFLQGTCVYGSDCPKHHTVLPYHWQVRRTATQRWQSVTNDSQEHLERLYCNPDNDKIKVKYRGQECWVDLNLMKFYESAEFDQMRRLCTASCPSSSSNCYTVWKYFCRDHFGWREYSEPVVRLIEEASCRGLREVRFITWHNQYILNIKDGFQQNSCFRREIKRRPLLRSCLLLMPFLQTLGGSSAVPSPCSDPAAAHDLSPAAVTPPSFYPETWIGMDPAQDFIQVPVLKEDKSYRTIYNLFHKTVPETKYKILKILRVQNQFLWEKYKRKKEYMSKKMSGLDRIMNERHLFHGTSQDVVDGICKHNFDPRVCGKHATMFGQGSYFARKASYSHNFSKRSPKGVHFMFLAKVLTGRYTVGNHTMRRPPPVEPGSITSDLYDSCVDNYFEPQIFVIFNDDQSYPYFIIQYEEVSSTVSI; encoded by the exons ATGGACGCCCAGCCGCAGCCGGCGTGCGTGGTGCCCCAGGCTCCCTGCCCAGCAATGAAGTGCTCTCCTTCAGAGGACTTTTCTCCCCGGGTGAGGCTGGCTGAAAAGATCTCCCCGGTGAAGCCTTGCTTCAAGAAGAAGCAGCAAGTGCAGAAGAGACTGGACTCACAAACTCTGCGGGCTCTGCGGCCCATCTTCAccagcctgctgggagctggggccTTGGACGGGGTCTTTGTGCCCCGCGGCCAGCGTGGTGGCCACGGTGATTTATGTGAACCTGCTGTGAAAAAGACTCTGGACCTCGGTACCTCTTGCCCCCAGACAGAAAATAATGTGACTGTGCtgatgccagcagctccagatgTGCAGGGTCAACTGCCAGGAGCTCGTCCTTCCCCCGGGCACCCTGAGCAGGACGTGCAGTCAGGGGAGCAAGGTTTCTCCCCAGAAACTCCTGGAACTGCTGCTGATAATGGTAATGAATCATTCCAGGATCATCCTTTGCACCCAAGTGCTGGTGATGGTGCAGCTTGTCCTTTGTTCCCTGACAAGGTTCTGGAAAGCTACACATCTGGCTTACTCCAGGAGAACAGCTGTCCAATGCAATACAACTTGACCCCAAGCAATAAATTCAGTGCTGGGATATTCCAGGACAAAAGTGAAGAAGCTTCCCTTGACCTGGTGTTTGAGCTCTTGAACCAGCTGCAGTATCACACCCACCAGGAGGACGGGATTGAAATCTGTGTGGATTTTCTCCAGGGCACTTGTGTTTATGGCAGTGATTGTCCCAAGCATCACACAGTGTTACCCTATCACTGGCAGGTGAGGAGGACAGCAACCCAGAGGTGGCAAAGTGTGACCAACGATtcccaggagcacctggagaggCTTTACTGCAACCCTGACAATGACAAGATCAAAGTCAAGTATCG ggGCCAGGAGTGCTGGGTGGATCTGAACCTTATGAAGTTTTATGAAAGTGCAGAGTTCGACCAAATGCGGCGCCTGTGCAcagcctcctgccccagctccagctccaacTGCTACACGGTGTGGAAGTACTTCTGCAGGGACCACTTTGGCTGGAGAGAGTACTCCGAG CCCGTGGTGAGGCTGATCGAGGAGGCGAGCTGCCGCGGGCTGCGCGAGGTGCGCTTCATCACCTGGCACAACCAGTACATCCTCAACATCAAGGATGGCTTCCAGCAGAACTCCTGCTTCCGCAGGGAGATCAAGAGGAGGCCCCTGCTgcgctcctgcctgctgctcatgCCCTTCCTGCA GACCCTGGGTGGCAGCTCTGCCGTGCCCTCGCCGTGCTCCGACCCCGCTGCCGCGCACGActtgtccccagctgctgtcacccctcCCAGCTTCTACCCCGAGACCTGGATTGGAATGGATCCAGCTCAGGACTTCATCCAAGTGCCTGTTCTGAAGGAAGACAAAAGCTACAGAACCATTTACAACCTGTTCCACAAGACTGTGCCAGAGACCAAATACAAGATTTTGAAAATCCTGCGAGTGCAGAACCAGTTCCTTTGGGAGAAGTATAAAAG GAAAAAGGAGTACATGTCCAAGAAGATGTCAGGGCTGGACAGGATCATGAACGAGCGGCACCTGTTCCACGGCACGTCGCAGGACGTGGTGGACGGGATCTGCAAGCACAACTTCGACCCGCGCGTGTGCGGCAAGCACGCCACCATGTTCGGCCAGGGCAGCTACTTTGCCAGGAAGGCCAGCTACTCCCACAACTTCTCCAAGCGCTCCCCCAAGGGCGTGCACTTCATGTTCCTGGCCAAGGTGCTCACGGGCAGGTACACGGTGGGCAACCACACCATGAGGAGGCCGCCGCCCGTGGAGCCCGGCAGCATCACCAGCGACCTCTACGACTCCTGCGTGGACAATTACTTCGAGCCCCAGATCTTTGTCATCTTCAACGACGACCAGAGCTACCCCTACTTCATCATCCAGTATGAGGAGGTCAGCAGCACCGTCTCCATCTGA